The DNA window GCGACACTCCGCCTTGCTGCGAATCCAGATGATTGCCCCGGGATTCGGGCGTATCCGACCCACGGCCACCCCTACCTTTTCGGTATGGTCATAAATTCTGAACCCTCTCATAAGTGCCACTCGCAAGAGCTGTGTAGGTATGTCGGTTGGTTCGATCCACCAAATGTGTTGTGCATGAAGAAAAGGGCTGCTGAAGCGCCATGAATAACCTTTTGACAATGGATGAAGCCGCGAAGTATTTAGGCATATCCAAATTGACCCTGTACGGATGGGTCTCCGCGAGGAAACTGGGGTACGTCAAAATCGGACGGCTGGTGAAATTTAAGAAAACTCAGCTGGATGCCTGGATCGATCAGCATACGATCACACCACGGAGAGACAGCCATGGGACTCACTAAGCGGCGCGATAGTTACTATGTAGAGTTTCCGGTGATCGAAAGTGTGGACGGAAAATCATTGGTCCTCGCGAGTGGTGTACGTGGTGCCCGTTGGAAACGCTGGAAGGTGGGGTGTCTCAATAAGACTGTTGCCAAGGAGATGGAAGCCACCATCAGGACACGA is part of the Nitrospira sp. genome and encodes:
- a CDS encoding helix-turn-helix domain-containing protein; translation: MNNLLTMDEAAKYLGISKLTLYGWVSARKLGYVKIGRLVKFKKTQLDAWIDQHTITPRRDSHGTH